Within Actinoplanes sp. L3-i22, the genomic segment ATCGTGATGATCGGTGAGATCGGTGGCGACGCCGAGGAGCGGGCCGCCGAGTTCATCAAGGCGCACGTGACCAAGCCGGTGGTCGGCTACATCGCCGGCTTCACCGCTCCGCCCGGCAAGACCATGGGTCACGCCGGCGCGATCATCTCCGGCTCGGCCGGCACCGCCGACGCGAAGAAGGCGGCGCTGGAGGCGGCGGGCGTCAAGGTCGGCAAGACGCCGAGCGAGACGGCCCGGCTCATGCGCGAGATCATGAGCTGACCATCGATCTGCCTACGATCGGCGCGCCGCCGGCCGGGTCGACGAGACCCGATCGGCGGCGCGCCGTCGTATCTGCATCGCTGTAAGTGCCCTGGCGTGACAAGGTAGGTCGCGATGCCCAGCACAACCGACCGTCCCGGCGGCTCGGAGGACCCGTTCGCGGTCGCCGAGGCGCTGCAGTCTGTCGTGCGGGACACCGAGCAGCTGCCCGCCCCGGGCGCGAGCCGGGAGCCCCAGCCGCAGGCCGCGGGCGCGCCGGACACCCGGGACACCGTCGTCGTGGACGACGCGATGCTCGGCCGCCGCGAGACGGTCCGGGTCCCCAACCAGCGCCGGCCGCCGGAGCGCGCCAAGGGCGCCCCGCTGCCGGTGGCGGTGGCCTTCGCCACGACCTGGGCGGCGCTGCTCACCTATCTTCCGGTCGCCGCGGCGCTCGGGCTGGCCCGCACCCTGGAGGGCCAGGGTGGCCTGCTCGGGGCGGCCCATGCCGGCGCGGCCGCCTGGCTGCTCGGCCACGGGGTGCCGATCGGCACGTCGATCGGCTCGCTCGGGCTCTCGCCGCTGCTGCTCACCGGGCTGGTGCTGTGGCGGCTGCAGCGGGCCGGGCTGCACGTGACCCGGGCGATCGGGGCGCGGCGTACCGGCTCGATCGGCTCGGCGCTTCTCGTGGCGATGTGCGTCGGGGTGGCGTACGGCGCCATCGGTTTTCTGACCGCGCAGCTCACCGATGGCCGCGGCACCCACGTCTCCACCGCCCGCGCCGCGGCGGATTTTCTGCTGCTCGGGCTGGTCGGGGCGCTGATCGGCGCGTTGCGCGGCAGCGACGCGGTCACCACGCTGGCCCGGCGGGTCCCGTCGGCGCTGCGCCACGGCATCCGGACCGGGCTGGTCGCCGGGCTCCTGATGGTCGGGGCGGGCGCGGCGGTCGGCGGGCTGTCGGTCGCGCTCGGCGGTGGCGACGCCGCGAAGATCATCGCGGCCTATCACACCGGGGTGGCCGGCCAGGCCGGGATCACCCTGATCAGCGTGGCCTACGCGGCGAACGCGGCGGTCTGGGCCACGGCGTACCTTCTCGGTCCCGGTTTTGTCCTGGGGGTTGGCTCGATCATCCGGCTGACCGAGTTCGCGGTCGGTGACCTGCCCACGTTGCCGCTGCTGGCCGGCCTGCCGAACGGGCCGGTGGGCTCCGGCGGCACGCTGCTCCTGACTCTTCCGGTGATCGCCGGCGCGGTGGCCGGCTGGGGGCT encodes:
- a CDS encoding DUF6350 family protein produces the protein MPSTTDRPGGSEDPFAVAEALQSVVRDTEQLPAPGASREPQPQAAGAPDTRDTVVVDDAMLGRRETVRVPNQRRPPERAKGAPLPVAVAFATTWAALLTYLPVAAALGLARTLEGQGGLLGAAHAGAAAWLLGHGVPIGTSIGSLGLSPLLLTGLVLWRLQRAGLHVTRAIGARRTGSIGSALLVAMCVGVAYGAIGFLTAQLTDGRGTHVSTARAAADFLLLGLVGALIGALRGSDAVTTLARRVPSALRHGIRTGLVAGLLMVGAGAAVGGLSVALGGGDAAKIIAAYHTGVAGQAGITLISVAYAANAAVWATAYLLGPGFVLGVGSIIRLTEFAVGDLPTLPLLAGLPNGPVGSGGTLLLTLPVIAGAVAGWGLTQRLRYGRAHAWGPGRGSGADAPEPAWSLLFGAGLLAGPVAGLLLAGLAWCSGGPVGDGRLAEIGPAAGQVGLVAAIVAAISVIVGASAARIFSTPRRPVVTKSRR